TTTCATATTCGGTTTCCATTAAATTTTCAAAAGTCAATCGCCCTGCTTCTACTTTGTCCCGAAAGTTTACAGAGATAGTCACCAAAGGGCTTTTCCCAGGCAAAATAAAGACGTTCTCATCAGAAACCTCCAGATCTATTTTTGGCACAATGGTAAAAGGCTGCTGCACTTCTCCGTCCACCTGGTCATTGAATTTGTACATCAATGGAATAGCGCGCGTGAAGGATTGCCCTTTCAGGGTAAAGCTCAACTTGCCCCCTACTTTCATCTCCTGAAAGGGTTTACCTATCATTTTCTGATCCCGCACATCGTATATCGCATTCTTCACAGGCTGCTCTAGCCAATAAGGCTGAGATAAGGGAGCATCCTCAGTCAACTGAAAAACTACTGGAATACTAATAGGTTTATTATGTAGGGTTGACTTTATTTCTGCCGCATATTTTGACTTTAGCATATCCAGGGAAATATCCGAAATCAGCACATCGGAAGGATTGTTAAACACCAAATTGGCTTTGACTTCACTACCAGGATATCCCAACTCAGTATTTGTAGTCAATTCCATATCCAATCCCAGCACAGCAAAAATCAAAGCCTCCAAATGCTCCGTTTTTTCCAGCACCCACCTAGGCTTGGAGTCCAGATTTAAAAGCGCTTGCCTGATTTTCAGCAGTTGATCCAAATTTGAAACTGGATTTTGAAAATCAAAGTCTTTGATCGCAAGGTCTAGCAAAGACTTAATGTCCTCACCCCCTGAAATCTGCCCCCATCTATCAGAAATCCCCTCAAAGGCTGACTCCTCAAAAGAATCCCCCTCCAAAAACTCCAAGTGATCTTTAGCCTCACCAATAGAAGCTGTAGCCCCAAATCCCTGGGATTTATGCATAGTCCGGCTATCTGCTGCTATTTGACTGTAAGTTTTACCTAACAAGGGATTAAACTCTCCCACTTCAAAAACCGCATACTTCACCCCTACTTCCGGCTCAAAATCGCCACCGAAATTGTAGGTATTCCAAAAAAGCCGCTTTGGCTGCCAAGGCTCCACATACTGAAGTTGCTCAGGAAATGCCGTCGGGTCTGATGCCAATTCGAATGCTTCTCCAGCAAGTATAGCCGAAGTAGTATGATGCCCATGATTTCCTCCTGGAATAGTATTAAACCGAGTGATCATGATATCCGGTCGAAACTTTCTTACTGTCCAGACCACATCTGCCAATACTTTTTGCTTATCCCAGTTTTGCAGAGTTTCGTCTGGGTTTTTGGAATACCCAAAGTCCATTGCTCTGGTGAAAAACTGTCTTCCTCCATCAGTTTCTCTGGCCTTCAAAAGCTCCTGGGTTCTGATTTGTCCCAGTTCTATTCCAAGTTGTTTTCCCAAAAGATTCTGACCTCCATCCCCTCGGGTAAGACTCAAATAGCCTACTTCTGCATGCTCGCCATTAACTAGCGTAGCTATGAGTCTGGTATTTTCATCATCGGGATGAGCCGCCACGTAAAGCACCCTTTTGGTTTCTTTAAGCCTTAACAGCTGGTGATAGATTTGAGATGAAGTTAGGTTTTGGGCAAAACTTGAAAAGCCAAGATTCAAGAAAACAAGAGCTATCAGATAGCCCAGTACTTTTGGTTGGGTCATAAATGGGCAAAATTTTCCTCTACAAGCTAAATTAAGCGTATTGGAAAAAAAAATGTTTTGTGATTAATGGAATAAATAAGCTGGACGGCCCTATTCTTATCGCTTTCCTCCCGGGATGGTATACCCAAAGGTAAATTCAAAAAAGTCCGCTTTTGCTTTATGGGCTTTGATTTGCAAACCGGCAAAGAGGTTATTTTTTGCCCTATACCTGACTCCTATCCGCTCATAATACTGGGCCGCCTCTTGATTATAATGAGCCTTGCTCAGATACACTCCAAAAGCTATAGGCATATAAAATCGCTCCGTTAACTGCCATTCCCAGGAACCCACTACTGCAAAAGAATTGATATCCGTAAACTTCACATCCTCAGTAGGATACCGCTCGGATGCACCTGCACCATAAAACCAGTCGATCCCGATTCCCGCCTTGTATTTATAAGAAAAATCCCAAAGGTAATTGACCCCCAAACCTCCGCGGAAGTAGGCCTTTTCTCCTATTTCATAACTTTTGGCACCAGCATAAGCAGCTATATTCCAATACCCCTTATAATCTTTCTGTGGAAACTCCGGCTTAGCCACGGGGCTAAACGGTTCCTGGCCCATTTTCAATCGAACTCCAAGCGCTATGGGGACAAAGTTTATCCCTGAGTTCGGTTTTTTTATAGAACCG
This genomic window from Algoriphagus sp. TR-M9 contains:
- a CDS encoding PIG-L family deacetylase, whose translation is MTQPKVLGYLIALVFLNLGFSSFAQNLTSSQIYHQLLRLKETKRVLYVAAHPDDENTRLIATLVNGEHAEVGYLSLTRGDGGQNLLGKQLGIELGQIRTQELLKARETDGGRQFFTRAMDFGYSKNPDETLQNWDKQKVLADVVWTVRKFRPDIMITRFNTIPGGNHGHHTTSAILAGEAFELASDPTAFPEQLQYVEPWQPKRLFWNTYNFGGDFEPEVGVKYAVFEVGEFNPLLGKTYSQIAADSRTMHKSQGFGATASIGEAKDHLEFLEGDSFEESAFEGISDRWGQISGGEDIKSLLDLAIKDFDFQNPVSNLDQLLKIRQALLNLDSKPRWVLEKTEHLEALIFAVLGLDMELTTNTELGYPGSEVKANLVFNNPSDVLISDISLDMLKSKYAAEIKSTLHNKPISIPVVFQLTEDAPLSQPYWLEQPVKNAIYDVRDQKMIGKPFQEMKVGGKLSFTLKGQSFTRAIPLMYKFNDQVDGEVQQPFTIVPKIDLEVSDENVFILPGKSPLVTISVNFRDKVEAGRLTFENLMETEYEILGETQLPGRKIFSVSFQLEQNQKKEITANYITDDGEKYDQIVHRISYQHIPNLTYFSPASINLIQEDWKISGDQIGYIMGAGDDVPSVLQSLGYPVIQLGESDFSLENLRQYPTIVVGIRAYNTNKALADNHEVLMEYVKQGGNLVVQYNVSRPLLSNELGPYRFDISRDRVTVEGSPFSADFDHPVLAGPNQIEKEDFEGWIQERGLYFVTNQAPEYSSPLSFQDPGEDPTHGSLIFAEYGEGTFTYTGISFFRELPAGVPGAIKLFINLIEQ
- a CDS encoding acyloxyacyl hydrolase, encoding MVQQSEAQDKAQKFFEISYDQGPIIGNNKDWADELIDRISYAAVDLRMGWRSPKSTVYNYVNRYPSYGIGFTSNLKYYSEIGRPMAIYGFGEFPFGKESYLKKLNFSYYAQVGLGFGMNPYDAESNALNGFVGTGMNIHVGVGFKGFYQLAETVGIFASAGLKHYSNGSIKKPNSGINFVPIALGVRLKMGQEPFSPVAKPEFPQKDYKGYWNIAAYAGAKSYEIGEKAYFRGGLGVNYLWDFSYKYKAGIGIDWFYGAGASERYPTEDVKFTDINSFAVVGSWEWQLTERFYMPIAFGVYLSKAHYNQEAAQYYERIGVRYRAKNNLFAGLQIKAHKAKADFFEFTFGYTIPGGKR